The following are encoded in a window of Fulvia fulva chromosome 7, complete sequence genomic DNA:
- a CDS encoding Enoyl-CoA delta isomerase 2 → MLHRFLRSTRATGPLSKSSIALPRLRFLSTMPSPPKLEHIAIDIDSQAIAVIKYNRPKAANALNTPILRDMLAALRWADSVDAIRIIITTGEGKFYTAGLDLLDPVNQQPGATISDDFINTLSAIHEQIINTNKVVISAVNGPAPGWGTSSLALSDMVYAAPDALFFTPFVQWGLCAEGCSSLTFMRIMGRQKASALILGGQRMTAQELESAGLVTKILPKENFLGEVLNIAQGIAKLPPNSLKTNKELMMRTLRQELLDANRIELELLKKQTRGKESLDAIAGFAAETEKRRKEKAAKL, encoded by the exons ATGCTGCATCGATTTCTGCGATCGACCAGGGCAACAGGACCCTTGAGCAAGTCTTCCATCGCACTACCTCGTCTTCGGTTTCTATCAACAATGCCTTCGCCACCGAAGCTCGAACATATCGCGATCGATATAGATAGCCAAGCCATTGCTGTCATCAAGTATAATCGACCGAAGGCTGCCAATGCTCTCAACACACCGATACTGAGAGACATGCTGGCTGCGTTGAGATGGGCAGACTCCGTGGACGCGATACGGATCATTATTACGACCGGAGAAGGAAAATTCTATACTGCTGGGTTAGATTTGCTCGATCCTGTCAACCAACAGCCGGGTGCCACTATCTCCGATGACTTCATCAATACCCTGAG TGCAATACATGAGCAGATTATCAACACGAACAAAGTGGTCATCAGTGCTGTCAATGGACCAGCTCCAG GATGGGGTACAAGCTCTCTCGCTTTGAGTGACATGGTCTACGCTGCTCCAGACGCCCTCTTCTTTACACCATTCGTACAGTGGGGCCTCTGCGCTGAAGGCTGTTCGTCGCTCACATTCATGCGGATCATGGGACGACAGAAAGCGTCGGCATTGATCCTGGGAGGCCAACGCATGACAGCTCAAGAGCTGGAATCTGCCGGCCTGGTGACAAAGATTCTTCCCAAGGAGAACTTCTTGGGCGAAGTGTTGAACATCGCTCAAGGAATTGCGAAGCTACCGCCAAACAGCCTCAAAACGAACAAGGAACTCATGATGAGGACTTTGAGGCAGGAGTTGTTGGATGCGAATCGGATCGAGTTGGAGCTGTTGAAGAAGCAGACTCGTGGCAAGGAGAGTCTCGATGCTATTGCTGGGTTTGCGGCCGAGACtgagaagaggaggaaagaGAAGGCTGCGAAGCTGTAG
- a CDS encoding Universal stress protein A family protein, with translation MSANPSPRSGTPNPDAPSPRNSTTNLTDRTVQDAPLDNTSSINTANASAAFVPAWRRPTLQDDGRPGNARRPSVQFVPNPKEQGSRSSSAKPPSTRRSLGGSTLTSARGNGPGGRRMSSPPPPAQFRAGVGFDTFSNPSASDFSLTLNRKHRDYVYTKRSRTFLCGTDTNEYSDTALEWLIDELVDDGDEVVCLRVVEKDSKEATRWSGGQGEKGYRREAQRFLEEIEKKNTEDRAISLVLEFSIGKVHDTIQQMIRIYEPAILVVGTRGRSLTGYQGLLSSGSVSKYCLQYSPVPVIVVRPSSSREKKKRKRLQDPSRSGYRDILDKSEDASRGRGGHLLDANNRLSIMGSDLGALGEFSSAGGDPDDEARRVAEAIGYSRGGEFSNNARGTSLSRVTSARSETSEVSSPPGRLLKSPELGVVDSPPGSDDEDDLDEEELGQLQEIRPEDEAAWLAYERAVKEAQEVQQEAEKRADREARLAQVGRGTSRNRRGGDEEEEGGGGAAVLDIFEKLNRGMKS, from the coding sequence ATGTCCGCAAATCCGTCGCCTCGCTCAGGAACGCCAAATCCTGACGCACCTTCGCCGCGAAACTCGACGACAAACCTCACCGACCGCACTGTCCAGGACGCACCACTTGACAACACCTCGTCGATCAACACCGCCAATGCTTCCGCTGCGTTTGTCCCAGCATGGCGCCGACCGACATTACAAGACGACGGCCGACCAGGCAATGCGCGAAGACCGAGTGTGCAGTTCGTACCCAATCCGAAGGAACAAGGCTCAAGATCAAGTAGCGCAAAGCCTCCGTCAACCCGACGAAGTTTGGGAGGAAGCACACTCACGTCTGCGCGAGGCAATGGACCAGGTGGCAGACGAATGAGTAGTCCTCCTCCACCAGCTCAGTTCCGCGCCGGTGTAGGCTTCGATACCTTCAGCAATCCCTCCGCCAGCGACTTCAGCTTGACACTCAATCGCAAACACCGCGATTATGTCTACACCAAACGAAGTAGAACCTTCCTATGCGGCACCGACACGAACGAATACAGCGACACAGCGCTCGAATGGCTGATCGACGAGCTTGTAGACGATGGCGATGAAGTTGTGTGCCTGCGAGTCGTGGAGAAAGATAGCAAGGAAGCAACGAGATGGTCAGGCGGTCAAGGCGAGAAAGGGTACCGACGTGAAGCACAACGCTTCCTCGAAGAAATCGAGAAGAAGAACACAGAAGATCGCGCAATCAGCTTGGTACTCGAATTCAGCATTGGAAAGGTACATGATACCATCCAACAAATGATCCGAATATACGAGCCCGCGATTCTGGTGGTCGGCACACGAGGCAGGAGTCTGACAGGATACCAAGGTCTGCTTAGTAGTGGAAGCGTCAGCAAGTATTGTCTGCAGTACTCGCCTGTGCCGGTTATTGTTGTCAGGCCCAGCAGTTCGCgggagaagaagaagcggAAGCGACTTCAGGACCCTTCGAGGAGTGGATACAGAGACATTCTGGATAAGAGCGAGGACGCTTCACGAGGGCGAGGCGGGCATCTACTGGATGCGAATAACCGCCTCAGTATCATGGGCTCTGATCTGGGGGCGCTTGGCGAATTCAGCTCCGCTGGTGGTGACCCCGATGACGAGGCACGAAGAGTCGCCGAAGCCATTGGCTATAGCCGTGGTGGAGAGTTCTCCAACAATGCCCGTGGGACTTCGCTTTCACGCGTCACCTCTGCACGCAGCGAGACGAGCGAAGTCTCCTCGCCTCCCGGCCGCTTGTTAAAGTCACCCGAGCTCGGTGTAGTAGACAGTCCGCCTGGCAGCGACGACGAAGACGATCTTGACGAGGAAGAGCTCGGGCAATTACAGGAAATCAGACCGGAAGACGAAGCGGCCTGGCTTGCGTACGAGCGCGCTGTCAAGGAAGCGCAGGAAGTGCAGCAGGAGGCAGAAAAGAGAGCAGATCGAGAGGCGAGACTTGCACAGGTCGGCAGAGGCACGAGTCGGAACAGGAGAGGGGGTGAcgaggaagaggagggtGGAGGAGGCGCGGCAGTGTTGGATATCTTTGAGAAGTTGAATCGGGGCATGAAGAGCTAA
- a CDS encoding Zuotin: MSSTIQITATLPALPEGWSAEKDFKAVGKLSDVPKRSIEPVGPQFLAHARRRRHKRTFSEDEKIEASKQVVKEADQKDDDIDDVTDPMLLQREAKDWKSQDHYAVLGLGRWRWRATEDQIRRAHRKAVLQHHPDKKAAAGKEENDQFFKCIGRATEVLSDPVKRRQFDSVDEAADVEPPTKKDVQKKPGNFYKLWGKVFESEGRFSKKQPVPKFGNDDSTKEHVEEFYNFFYSFDSWRSFEYLDEDVPDDNESRDQKRHMERKNNNNRKKRKNEDVQRLRQLVDQALAQDERIKKFRQEGNKEKNKKRLEKEAAEKAAKEEVERKKAEEAKAAAEKEAADKAAREESKKGKEAAKNAAKKNKRVIRGAAKDANYFTDGEASPAQIDGALNDTDALILKLDNEEIAALTAKLQGKTDKAEIKSIFQEYAKEKGLATKTLA, encoded by the exons ATGAGCAGCACAATCCAGATCACGGCCACGCTGCCGGCGCTGCCAGAGGGCTGGAGCGCTgagaaggacttcaaggCT GTTGGCAAGCTGTCCGACGTTCCCAAGCGCAGCATCGAGCCTGTTGGACCACAATTCTTGGCTCATGCCAGGAGACGCCGTCACAAGCGCACGTTCTCTGAGGACGAGAAGATTGAGGCCAGCAAGCAGGTCGTGAAGGAGGCTGACCAGAAGGACGATGACATCGACGACGTTACCGATCCTATGCTTCTCCAGCGTGAGGCCAAGGACTGGAAGTCTCAGGACCACTATGCTGTACTTGGTCTAGGCCGCTGGAGATGGCGCGCAACAGAGGACCAGATCCGCCGAGCCCACCGAAAGGCTGTCTTGCAGCATCACCCCGACAAGAAGGCTGCAGCCGGCAAGGAAGAGAACGACCAGTTCTTCAAGTGCATCGGCCGTGCTACCGAAGTCCTCTCCGACCCAGTCAAGCGCCGACAATTCGACAGTGTTGACGAGGCTGCCGATGTCGAGCCACCGACCAAGAAGGACGTACAAAAGAAGCCAGGAAACTTCTACAAGCTGTGGGGCAAGGTCTTTGAGTCCGAAGGTCGCTTCTCCAAGAAGCAGCCTGTGCCCAAGTTCGGCAACGACGACAGCACGAAAGAGCACGTCGAAGAGTTCTACAACTTCTTCTACAGCTTCGACTCATGGCGATCGTTCGAGTATCTCGACGAGGATGTTCCCGATGACAACGAGAGCCGTGACCAGAAGCGTCACATGGAGAGGAAGAACAACAACAACCGCAAGAAGCGCAAGAACGAGGATGTTCAGCGTCTGCGCCAGTTGGTTGATCAGGCTCTGGCACAGGATGAGCGCATCAAGAAGTTCAGACAAGAAGGTAACAAGGAGAAGAACAAGAAGCGTCTCGAAAAGGAGGCTGCAGAGAAGGCTGCCAAGGAGGAGGTAGAGCGCAAGAAGGCGGAAGAGGCCAAGGCAGCTGCTGAGAAGGAGGCTGCTGATAAGGCTGCGAGGGAAGAGTCCAAGAAGGGCAAGGAGGCGGCCAAGAACGCAGCGAAGAAGAACAAGCGTGTCATTCGTGGTGCTGCAAAGGATGCCAACTACTTCACGGATGGCGAGGCCAGCCCAGCACAGATCGATGGCGCGCTTAACGACACGGATGCGCTCATCCTCAAGCTCGACAACGAGGAGATCGCTGCTCTGACTGCCAAGCTGCAGGGCAAGACTGACAAGGcagagatcaagagcatctTCCAGGAGTATGCAAAGGAGAAGGGTCTTGCAACCAAGACTCTTGCTTAG